From the genome of Apostichopus japonicus isolate 1M-3 chromosome 17, ASM3797524v1, whole genome shotgun sequence:
tgacttttttattgcgctctcatctacttattgacatttgtcacattttgttggtgtaatttggcgatgacaccctattcttcgtttatctgcaaattagccaggccctgaaagggtcatttccggcgatctagggagtatctttactcaaaaattggctgtgcgctacgcgccaaccagtggtggcgctccgcttagatagtatcgaaagcgcccctacagaccattctcgcccctcctgaccaatacccctagctccgccactgccgccgcgcctcctacgcctatgtgtgtagtgttcggtttcggaaatatctgctattttttcatttccttcaaccaagtttgataatagccgttataagaggtttaatatttctacaccaataaattaactgtgtctgaattttcgaaaatttctgaccaacattctgcatcacactttcCTCTACTcctgcaattttgacctgtctgttaggggttgaaggaagtttttctatattggttgtccatagatgaagttttgtacaacattatgggtatgttttgaagtgagtttattcacgagaaatgtgaattttcaaattctgaacaaatttggggcttaaaaccttgaaaagtggggctgacgggtattgtgggccgcgacgtagaatcacctacaaaagcaaagacccacaggagatgcgatcaggtagaacatgacgtgtgccgggttgacaatcttcaaaaaggttatggatggaaaaaaaaaactattaggaaatacttggttctcaggccaaaagtgtacatctggttggtcatttcaagcccgagaagtgccgtttccggtgatctggggggtatcaaaaccagaaattttcttgtacgctgcgcgccaaccgatggtggcgctccgcttagatagtaattcgcgccccccgggttagaaaatcctggatacgcgcctggttacGAAGTTGTGGTGTTTCGTTAAGCATCTAAGAGTAAGTATTTTATTGAAAAGATGATCCAACAGCACAGGTCGTGGACTATAcctaacttttcatttttatattgatCAACACATTCAGCTACTAGACTGATACGTAAAGTCAGTGACAGTTACTTGCAAGgttacttgtaagttgtaacgtTAGGATAGCCTACTTGGGCAGCTTTGTCCCGTAGTCtttgtaggctaggcctacatcTACGTGTAAGTAGGCATAGACTAGGCGAAAAGAATTGACTAGGCTAGGCATATGCCATCTGAGTTGACGTTGTGAACAGCAGTGTGGCAGTTGTTCAACTAAGAAATGACCTGCATatgctactactagtactattgTTCCACTTAGCCGAAAGTTTATGACTGCAATGATATATGTGGTTCTGTGTAGTCCAGCCTTACTTAATCCTAACGAGTAGCAATTTGATTGTGTTTGTGCAGGCCCTAGCCCTGCCAAAGCAgagtggggcgggggggggggggtattaacAGTAGGCCCtatagggtaatattgtgaAAGAGATCATACTTGTTATAACTACAGATGTactgttaaaaacaaaataatactaGGGGCCTAGTGCCTATTATAAGAACAAGTGAACAACCAAATTGCCATGCTACTTGGAAGTTGGAACATCATCTAGGCTACCTTATTAATATTAGCTTAATAGGGTACATGACTCTTAATTTAGTAAAGGTCGGGTGAGAAGCAGAAGTAGCTTATCATTGGGTCAGCAGAGGTAGAAAtatactatttttaaaatgtgaaAGTCAGGCACTAGACCAAggcatttgaagaaaattagGCTTAGCCTATATGCctaatttcattcaaattatATAGGTCTGCCATTGTTAATACCAACCCCTTAAACTAAAAGCCTTCATTATTCTTGCAGTCACAATAGACCACAGAAGTCAATACACAGGCCGCTTAGTTGAATCACCATTGCTACAAAATCCTTCACTAAATTCATAAGTGTACCAGTATGAAGTAGTTGATCATGATGAACTAGGCTGGATGAAATTTAGTGAGAAACGTACATCAAATGATGAATTGTCATATTCTGATATATGATATTCTGATAAGGAGGGAAGAATAATAAAATTATTGATGTTAGTCAAAGCTCTGTCATGTCCTTGATGTTATTAACAGATGCTGATCGATGTCTCAGAGTTTTAAAATGCATATAGGCCTAATTTACAGCAGTTAATAGTTTCTCCTACTTTTTGAAGCTTCCTTCtacttgtttttttattttaatttaattcagaCTACTTTATTCTTCTCAAagactgaaaaaaaattataatattaatgtgaAAATCAACGGACAATGCCATTGCctaaaatattcatgaagtgCTGCAAACGTTGATGAATATTGACTACTTGCAAAAGTCTTACTTTTGTCCTAATTTTGGGCTAAAAAATTCTTCTTTTGTCCTGTTTTATCGAGGATTTTGATCCTATACTTCAACTGTATCATAGACTTTCACCATAGTCCACTTGAAAGCATGCTCTGTTCAACAGGCCATTGTAGCCATCAGTATAGAAAACTGCCTTGAATCATGATTTTGAATTTAAAGCCATTAGTTAAATATAGGCACATTGATGCTAATgcctaaatgagattttataaatgttttagGCCTACATAGAAAGGTGTTACTGGATAATACCAAGTTACATTTAATCAGTCAGTATACTGCTATCGACAGTCTTATCTTTAAATAGCTGGAAAACATATTTCGTACGCTCtttttaatgatgttttgaaatgaactgtttctttttcatttcagattttcataaacACTGCAGAACGACAGTCCTGAAAAGGAGCCAAACATACGCAAAGTAAGCATGGCAGAAAATAGGTGGAATTTAAATTACCAATGCCCAAAATGTTCGGTCTTTTGGACAGGAAGGTTCAACAAACTCTTAGAACATTTACACTCCATTCACTCTCATGAGCAAAATTTTTCACTAAGATGCGGGataaaaaattgtgaaaagacttatgttaaaattgatTCATTTAAGAAACATCTGAAAAGGGTGCATAATAATTGTCATTTGGATGAAACACTGTCTATGTCTGAGGAAGCAAACATGCAAATGCATTGCGATCATGAAGATACCAATTCTGAAATGCTAGAATATGATGCAAACATAACAGATCAAAGTTCTCACCTCCAAAGTCAACTTGAAAACCAGTATCTATTTCCATATGCAATCCATGTTTTAAAATTGAGAGAAGTTCACAAATTACCTCGGACAATTTTAGATGAAGTTGCTAGTGAATATAATAAACTCTTTGTTTCAAATCTTCTCGACATTGAAAATGCCATAAATACTGATTTAGCTGCAATGGGTGTAAATATAAAAGATTGTCCTAACATTCAGGGAgtattaaaggaaaacaaacttcgTAAAGCCATTGAACACATGGCTAGTGAGAATCATCAACTTCACTTTTGTAGACAACAGTTGAATATGGTGGATCCCCTACAAATTTGTCTTGGATTTGAAGCATCTGGCAAGAAAGAAACATTCGAATATGTTTCTATTTTAGGTACTTTGCAGTCTATGTTGCTAAATGCTGAAATTTTAGCACATGTTATCAATGGACATTCATCTAGGGATCCAGATATTATGATGGACTATTGTGATGGAGCCAAATTTAAATGTAGTAGACTTTTTCAAATTCATTCAACTGCAATTCAAATTCACTTATATGTAGATGATTTTGAGGTTGTAAATCCTCTAGGGACATACACTGGTACCCATAAAGTTAATGCTATGTACATGTTTATTGGAAATGTTGAACCAAAATATCGATCTTCTGTGAACCATATTCAATTAGTTTGGCTTTGCAAAAGTTCATTAATGAAAAAATATGGCTTGGATACAATTATCAAACCCCTCATGGATGATCTAAACATTCTAGAGGAACATGGAATTCAGGTTAATGTTCATGGCGTAGAACACAAATTTTATGGTTCAGTTTGTAGTGTCATAGCAGATAATTTAGCCAGTCATTTCATAGGGGGATTTACAGAATCTTTCTCAGGTTTTCGTGTGTGCAGGTTTTGTATGTGCACATCTGAAAGTCTCAGAAAAAATGAGCTTCATCAAAGTCATATGGAAAGAACAGTCAATGCCCATAAGATTCATGTGAGCAGAGTGCGAAATGACAGCGAAATGTCAACTGCGTATGGTGTGAAGCTGGATTCGCCTTTGAATTCCCTTCATTATTTTCATGTAATTGATGGGCTACCACCAGACATAGCTCATGACTTGTTTGAGGGCGTTTGTCCAAAAATTTTGAGCactgtgatgacgtcatatgtgCAGACAGGTCAAATTTCTGTTGAAACAATCAATAAGAGGATCAATGATTTTCCATATGCAAGTTTTGACAAATCAAACAAACCCACTACATTATCTTGGTCATGCTCTTCAGTTAAGGTAAGGCAAAAAGCCTGTCAAATGTGGTGCTTGATGCGCCTTTTTTTCTTGATGTTTTCAAATGACAttgaagaaaaagatgaaaagtgGCAACTTTTGCTACATATCATTGACATTGTGGACCTTGTGACTAGTCCTAGTGTGACCAAACAGTCATGTGTTTACCTCAAGGTGTGGTTTTAGGTTGCTTAGAGCTGTTTTGTGAGCTATATCCAAATTCACATCTTACacccaaaatgcattttatgACCCACTATGCCAAACAAATGATGCAATTTGGACCTTTATCACATTTTTGGACTTTGAGGTTtgaatcaaaacattcttaCTTCAAAGATATCTCAAGGGCtactaaaaatttaaaaaatataacatataccCTGGCAAAGAGACACCAAATATTTCAGAGTATCATTATGTCAACTTCAGATTTGGGCAAAGAGAACACTTTACCGGTACAAGGTGAAATGATCAAGATTGGTGAATTATCACCTGAAATGACAccattcattttgaaaattactGGGGAATGTGACGAGGTATATGTCTCAATGTCTGTACATTTGAATGGGGTGAGATATGATTCTGGAGCATGTGTTATCCTGAATGTAGTTGAGAGAATGTGCCAATTTGGCTTAATCAAACTGTGTTTTTTTCACAATTGCGAGTGTTACTTCATTATTCATGAAATGGATACTGAGTGCTTTGATAGGAATTGTCATGCATATGTTGTTGTAGAGTCAAATAGAAAAGTGATCATTCAGAGTAGGAGTTTTCTTGATCACAATGCTTTACCAATGTACAAAGTTGGTACTAAAAGCTATGTAGTAATGAAGTACAAGTTGCATCAAGAGTATGCTGGCCTGTAAGCCATTGTGCACATACTTATCAAAAAGGCGAGGAGACCTTTTGTTGCTTTTTTGCTTGGTTTTTTAAGTTTGTGGGTAGCCTTGCAGTACTCTAGCCATAATCAGCACAAACAAGTTTcacattttgatacattttatatcatttttttttctcatcaggCTGTGCAGTTTCTAAAGCCTCATCTTCTATAAAAAATAAGCATGCCAAAACTTGCCCTAGCTTTTAAAAATGGTACATGTTTTATCATTGCCCTTGAAAAATCCAGCAAAGATAACCTAGATGTTACAGACTGTTTTTTTGAAGGGAAAAACACAATCGTATTTTACAGCTTAATTGGGTTTTCAACATTAATTAACTTTGTCCTAAAAAGAGCGTGTGAAGTAGAAGTTATCATTGTGAACTAAATCAGTATTAAAGAGCAACAACATGTCAACATTTCATATCACCTTCAAAGAACAAAAGCAGGTCTTTGAGGTTCAAGACATATCAACTTTAAAGGAAAAAGTGAGAAGTGAATTTCACATAGATGAGGATATCAGGTTTCAACTTTATGACAAAACATGGGATGATTGGGTAGATGTGGAAATCCATCAGCTACCACAAAGaggaaaaatccaaataatTACCATCCCTCATGAGGATACACTTCCAATAAACTTGACTGACTTAAGCTCAACAAACAGCTTATTTAGTGAAAGTTATAACTTCTCAGATGCTCCAATCCAAATTGAGCCACCTACAAAAAACTTCATAAGTAGTATGATTCAACTTGCACACCAAAAAGAAAGTTGCCAATCAACCTCTCAGGCTGAAGATATCTCTTCAGCTTCAACAAGTTCTGGTCATTCATGGAATGTGGAAGAAGACTGCAGTACCGGAGAGTCAGATGTCAAGAGAAAATGGCTTGAGATGTAAGATACTTAAGTTCCTTTTCTTCAATGTTTTACCCTCAATGGTATGATCAAcactcatgctataatttgaaaactttcaaatCTTGAAATAACTTGCCTTTACTTGCTGACCTTTACTTGCTGATAGGATCATTGTAACATATCGAACAGTAACTGTAATGATTGCTTGGAAACAAGACCCAGATGCATCACCGGACATTCTTCTGGGTGTGGTTAAATAACAACCAACAGGAGGAGCTgatgaaggggggagggggtagaagGGAGGATGGCATAGTTAATGAACTAACACGTTCGTGCTACGGCTAAGGATCTGATGGTAGATGTTGGTTTATATAAAATTGCAAAGCTGTGGAGATAACCGGTTTGTTAATCCAAAATATTTCTTCACAGGAAGCAATGGCCAGACAATTTGCTCTGCCAAGACTGCCAGTTGTGTTGGAGGGAAAGCTCAACGCAGAGAGAATGCCTAACGACAGAGAAAGGAGACAGATAGTCCAAACATCGTTTGATTACATGGCAGGCTTTACAAGGTAAGTTAAAGTAACACTTGTTAATAGTAGATTTACTTCACTGATGCCATCCCTCACTTACCATACCTCACAATTTGTTGGGTTACAAAAGAGGTTGCTAAGTTATGTAGGATATATCTTACCATATTGGTTGTGCAACTGTCAAATTACCGGTTACTCAGGTACAAACAAATCTACCAAATGGATCATTACTGTGGACAAGCTTAATTGTCAAAGCATTTGTTGTTGAATGATGTCAATTATTTATGTGACAGTTACTTTGGTTATGGAGAAATTCACACATAATCTCTCAAAATATGTTAACccaaagatgttcattcaaCAGTGGTCACAAATCTTGCAGTGCTTTTCCATTGGTTATTTTCATGTATTGATAGTTGCCCTTTGGTCCATCAACACACAGCTATCCATTGTCAGCTCACTACTCAGAGGCAGTGAGATGCTTATTGGAGAAGTACCCCTTCCTTGGAAAGGAAACCATTCCTGGAGCCCGTCCAGTAGTAAGAGATCACTTTTGAAAATTTGCATAATATGGGTTCAGGGCTGCACACTTGTGCTGAAAGGAATTTTGGTGGATTAATGGTGCAGCTCTTCTCTTGATTACCTCGATTACAATGATTAAATAATTGTGACATCCCTATTGTCATTCAAAAGTACAGTAAGAAATTCTTTCTCTGCATAtcgttttcaaacttttttataTTGAGTCTTGGCATGATATTGATTGATTTGTAGAGCAATACCACAAAATTGTTGTAAGAAAATCAATATTTGTAAGATATTTTGGCAGAAAAACTGCTTTAGTTTGACTTTTGACAGCTGATGGATTTCACTCTTAAATTTGAGAAATCCCAACATTGGTTTTGAGCTATATTAATTGGACGATCAAAGTGTAATCGTGATTGATGGCAATTATTAAATAGTTACAACTTTCAGCAATACTATGGAAGTCTGATGAAAACATCTGTtctttgtgtaatatttctagaGCTTGGGATATGGTCACTGAAGGTTGAATATTATGGAGTTTTAAATAAACAGGTATATGGAGAGCCTGAGAGAGAGggagagttggggggggggtaggcttTTGAGGGAAAACATTTGGGAATCCATGTTCAATATTGACTATCCAATATTTTTATgtacaaattattattatttttttttaaaacaggaaTACTGGAGAATGAAAATAATGGACAAGTTCAGGAATGAGAGAAAGCACATGCCAgtggaaaagaagagaaaaagtagTGGAGTGACACCAGCTAAAGCAGTTGATGATCAACAATTAGTAGATGATACAGCCAGTATTCAGAGGCATAAGAAGTAAGTATGTAGGTAGTAAGTAATTTACTTTTTTGATACGGGCTGAATATGAATCTAATAAATCTTCTGCTTTTTcttctgaaaaacaaaacagaaacacTCTTCTTGCTCATTCTCAACTGTGTCATTTCCATATAGGCATCAGAATGGTAATCAAgggtttaaaaataaaagaaatcaaTCAAGACTTCTTGTTCTAGAAGGACACGGTGGTGCCTTTTGTTTTGCAATGCATGGTTGGTGTGACCtccatttctttgatatttgtGTTTCCATAGGTGGATGCAGGAAGAGGCAAGAAGGGCTCGACAAAATGAAGTTAAGATATCACAGATGATGGAGATAACTTTTCAATCAAGAAGAAAATGGATTATCGATGAAAAGCCTACTGTAGCTGAGCTGAAGCGAGAATTTCCTTGTCTGTTTTCACAGAGACAGGTAAACCTTCCTCCTACAAAAGCACAAGTTAAAATTTGCTCCTTGCAACTTCATGATGTGTTTCATACTGTTCTCCATTtccattgtttttctttcttaatgaAAGTAACATTTCAGCATGCATCATGAAGATAGATATGCTTTTTGGTTCTGATTACTTATGTAACCATGACGTTCATGATCATATCTTTATTGTAACATCCATGTAATTGCTTTCTTTGTCTGGTTGTCAAATATATCATTCTGCAAAACATTTGCATTCTGCAGTTTGCAGTTTGCATTACAGTTCTTGTTGGGATATgcaaacaacattttgaaatggtTTCATATGTTCATTAGTGGAGTAGGGAATGAGATGGTGTTCAATGGCCATACACAGTGGAATATTctcttaaatttatatatttgcttCATACTAAGATCAATCTAGACTTCTATTTCTCTATGGCATGGACAGAGGCATGCACAAATGGTTTCATGTCTCCACGCCACCCAAGGAGTGTCAGccttttttgtctgtttttcatacaaatatgttttaattttttattttctcattaCAAATTTGCTTTACTGAAATATGAACTTCTACATTTTGTACAACAGGTTCTCATCGAGATGAGGCGAATAACCCCCAGCATTGATGCTTGTCATGCAAAAGATCTTCTGATGAGCAACTTAGAGGCATATGCTAAATATTTAATAGATAGCTGCCAAAGCAAAAAGAATGCTAAAGCGATTGTTAACAACTACAGAGAGGCAATTGCCAACTTAACCAACGACCAAGCTAAAGGTAATTTTACTTCACTAATGTagaatatttatgtatatgaaaAGCTGATTTCCAGCCATAGTGAAATAGGTAAGAGGTTAAAAAGCACATTTAGTTAATGAACTTCTGAAACGACAATGCACCTTATTCCAAATTATCTCTTTCAAAATTGTTAGCATACATGAGGTTGTATGCAAAATGTACTGTACTTAATAGTAACTGATGCATATTTAGTACTATTACcatatgtataaatgtacaaATAAAAGCTACAAAAATAAGAGGTAAATCATGTTATTGCAGTTGATCGATTATTCTGGCCTGTTGGCAAGGGAGTTTGGGAAGTGTTAGTTCTTTAATGGATTTTTGCAGGATCATTTGGAAGAAACAGTTTTTTTCACAGGTTTTTGCACAAGGActtaaaaattgacaaattggGTTAAATCAAATAGCCAAAAAGTTACAGCATTAAATCTTTATCCACATTTCTTGTTGTGATATTTTGTCCCTTTCTGATATTTGAAATGTCCATGTGccatttttcaaatattattaGCACCTCTAAGACGTGGAGCTCTATTGACAAAGGAATGTGTGCGAATACATACTACATTATATTTTATTCAACTTTCTCTAGAAGCAAAGGTCCTCACAGCTCTTGTACTTGTACCGTTCTACTTTAAGGGAGAAAAGCTGTCTTCCTACCTTGTTGGAGATCAGGTATGTTATGATAGCAAAATGCAAACTTGATTCAGGGATTGCTCAACATAAATTGTTGGCTactttgtaaaaaatatattatgcccactttttttttaaccaaacaCAACATATATTTATGACAATAATGTGGAAAACCATTGATATGTTTAAAAGGGTTGAAGTTGATTCAAGActaatg
Proteins encoded in this window:
- the LOC139984845 gene encoding uncharacterized protein, translated to MPNDRERRQIVQTSFDYMAGFTSYPLSAHYSEAVRCLLEKYPFLGKETIPGARPVEYWRMKIMDKFRNERKHMPVEKKRKSSGVTPAKAVDDQQLVDDTASIQRHKKWMQEEARRARQNEVKISQMMEITFQSRRKWIIDEKPTVAELKREFPCLFSQRQVLIEMRRITPSIDACHAKDLLMSNLEAYAKYLIDSCQSKKNAKAIVNNYREAIANLTNDQAKEAKVLTALVLVPFYFKGEKLSSYLVGDQEEDSLLTAHPKVCYKGDLYAPEEIVVQAENVLVCTCKSMLDALCCLICTYFAFDMEYPKECKNSLLLAETMLGAKNRTTRSVQSLIQKVLSCTSKV